The following nucleotide sequence is from Trifolium pratense cultivar HEN17-A07 linkage group LG2, ARS_RC_1.1, whole genome shotgun sequence.
tgttcttttttattttgttcaaaattCCTCTATTCCATCAAACGACATTATTTGATagtgtatattttaaaaaataaaaataaaaagtatatttatatgtttaaacAACACGAGAGGAGAAAAGTAACTACAAAGTAAAAACTAAATGGGAAGCAATTATCACACCCATAGTTTTAAatgggtgtggttatggtgcataagcccaaacttatgcaccatgcataaacttgttTCCTACACCCATCATGTTTGCTTCCTACATCAAAAGTCAACCAAAAgtcagcccaagcccaaaattaggcaatccattactcgcgcgccccccatatactacctcattacttgcgcgccccccatttgcttagcgcacccccccagttttttttcccttttttttccctagatttcttgtgagccccccaattttttttcctcccctagattttTAGCGcgtccccaatttttttccctcctccaaacttctagcgcacccccccccaatttctagcgcgccccccgtttccaattaaataataacttttgttcctttgaagtatatattataaaaattcatttttaattaattttcgtcatacaccccctcgaagcccaacataataacgaatggttcatgtatatataaagcatacttgtcaaacatacaatttaattttaagttttatcattcataatcacaatataaataaaatctcatacattaattatatatatatatatatatatatatatatatatcgatttttctttacaataaagaaATGATCGAATctaatatctcatgcatactattcaaatttttttcaactaaactaaccctaattgctttatataattttttgctttatgtagcatggttttgtaaaatggttatgtgatgttttacttaataacaatggttttaGTGGATAATATAttggcactaatgctcatatgaaaccatttaactaaaataatgatttcagtgtataacgctatgaaaccatttaactagactaatggtttcagtgtataacatcttgaaaccaaataacaagactaatggtttcagtgtataacagtatgaaaccatttaactagacaaatgattttagtgtataacatcttgaaaccaattaacaagactaatggtttcagtaataatcaatatttaaaccattaaaccatacttatggtttcagtaataatcaatatttaaaatcattaaaccatttagtgtaaaactattttacaatacaaatggtttcagtgtataactatatgaaacaatttaaccagcataatggtttccaggatttttaaaaccataaaaacacaatattgatttcaataaacacataaaaccattttataatacaaatggtttcactttttaactctctgaaaccatttaaccagcataatggtttccaggatttttaaaaccataaaaacacaatattgatttcaataaacacataaaaccattttataatacaaatggtttcactttttaactctctgaaaccatttaaccagcataatggtttccagaataattGTAACGAAAATTCATACTTATGGTTTCACTGTTGTAACGAAAATTTATATTCTCGAGGAAAACATACAACCAGAGAGAGTGACTGGCCTCAAAGGGtctcaaaatattcaaataattttgtataaaattctgcgaatttttcaagaaatattaatatttttaataacattTCTTCCgcatttaaataattaaaaatagttacAGGTGTCCAAAAATTCCCAAAGAGATAcccaaatttcaaaaaaattatgtattatttttatataaaacaaCATTAAAAGAAAGGATTTCATAGGACCCACACGCGCCTCAGCTGCGACTGGGCGTAGatgacgcgcactgttcatctcCACCTTCACCCATTTCTGCAATTCGCGGGTCACGCGACCCGGTTTACCGACCCACACGCGAAatcattagtcttgttaaatggttccaatatgttaattaattaatattgactatgaaggtaaaatagatttttttaatccTTAAATTTCAGCAACAAGAGATGCTTCTTGCCACGTTTCCCTAGACTAAGCACTTGTTCAAGTAAGCACTTATTTGAttaagctaaaaataaaaacataaaaattaagcaaatagaGGGGGTGCAGAACGTAAGTCAGGCGGGTGCAGAAAACAAATACAGAAGTCCAGGCCCAAGCCCAGtccattttcaaaaaaaaaagtagaaaggaAGAAACGATTCCGTGCGGCGCCAGTCCATGGCGCGTGATACAGATCTCAGATGTCGGCCTTCTGATCCATCCGATGGCTAGGATTTAATAAATCAAAATAGACCTGAGCCTTTAAATCGTTTTATAATAATCTAACGGTCATGACTTAAAATTGGAGGGAGCCAATGACACGTCGccacgtcatcgtcttcaacctccaccttcttcttcctcatgaAGAACATGAAGGGAAGCCATGAAAGCTTCAAAATACCTTCATGATCATAACAACAACACTAAATCTCAACCGAAAATTATGAGTGGGTATACCATTTTACTCGAAATTTAACGCTGATCATGAATCCATGCTTAGATTTCACAGTGGAGGTATAGATTTTAAAAAACGATTCAATctttaaaacctaaaaaaattgaaaacacttATTTGAGCGAAATAAGCAAAATAAACGGTTGGAAAAGCTTGAGGACATGATTTGGAACATGAATCAATTCGAAACTTACTTAGTTTGACTTTTAATTCGAAACTTACTTACTTAGTTTGGGATTTTGAGATGATAACATGTTTCATCAAAATGTCTATGATCGGACGGTTGTGAttaacttatgcaccatacataagattgaccttatgcatattaacttgtGCCGTTTTAAATTGTGCTTGTGTTCGTTGCGATTATGGTCATTACATTTGTTGCAATGCGTATTGCTTGTTGCTGCGTAAAATCACTTATAATTTTCGCAAACTATATCATATGATATATTGAATATATCATTAAATTATTTACCCATAGCATGCATATGGTCTTAGTTTATTATGacctgtttgttatagatttttttaaaataaattctcatagtgtaatataattttgtgtaaaaaaatttataaagaatttttttaaaaagcttcaaatcaaaatttggtttgaatatatagttattcttaaaatattattttaggtatttgattattttattgaaaaaaattttgGATAttaaaatttcgaaaaatcatttaattttgaagctatttcaaatagattttcataaaaatcatttttgaaatacaactttttgaaaaaattgtgattttaacTATGTTTtaatcttcaataatgtgtgtttatattatatgatatcaaaattaatgtttcaatttagaaaaaacgaatataaaaaaacttttaataacggttttaaaaaatctattttcaaaaatacaaagaaaaaatcattttttttaaagctgaaataaattgatgattaagAGATTGTCAAAGGTAAAAAAGATCATTGGGCTCATCAAGAATTGGGATTTGAATTTcatagattttgatttttgtaagAATATTTGAACGAACATGGTTAAAATCGTCTAATGCGGTTTTTAATGCATGCAGTGTGGCCGTacacataattaaaaattacaccATAGTTATAGTGCGATGTAGTTACAGAGACTACTAGGTAAACTTTATCCCAATTGTAATTGTTGATGCGgaccacaattttattttattttttgcttgatagacgaaatggcaAAACCAtcgaaaactcacacacacaaagtggagtgaccgaggttcgacactagcaatttcgacactaacaatttcgacatttctatcagttgagctaggatttgtggacgATGCGACCAAAATTTAAATGCATGATAACAACTGTCATGCGCATATAAGACTTATGGGCTAACATGTGTTGTCACTACTGCTTGCAACTAGCCATCACCGAATGTACAGAATATATCCGCACATACTTTTTTCTGAAAAGACAAACACTACTATTTTATCATGAAAATCATGTGTTAAATAACTCTCATAGAGCAATTGCACATTCCTATGAGATTAATGGTCAGTCGGTGGAAAGGATATACTATTGCACAATGATGACTTTCTTGAATATTGCAACTTAATCCAAAACACACAAAACTCTTGTTCACATTAAGTCCTATAAATTGAAGCATACTCTTTCTATATCCATATCCAAAGAAAAGACTAATCTGATTCAACAGAGAAACATGAAAACCTCAATCTTAGCATTTTCACTCATTTCTTTAGCCTTCATTTGCAAAACTATTGCAGCACCTGAACCAGTTCTTGACATCTCAGGCAAGAAAGTAACAACAGGTGTCAAGTACTACATTTTACCAGTCATAAGAGGCAACGGTGGTGGTTTAACAGTTACAAATGTAAACAACCTCAACAGCAACAATAGCACATGTCCCCTTTATGTTCTTCAAGAGAAGCTTGAAGTAAAGAATGGTCAAGCAGTTACTTTCACACCTTATAATGCTAAACAAGGTGTGATTCTAACCTCAACTGATCTCAACATCAAAtcctttgtaaaaaaatatacatgttCTCAAACACAAGTTTGGAAGCTTAATAAAGTGTTGTCAGGGGTGTGGTTTTTGGCTACAGGGGGTGTAGAAGGTAATCCAGGTTTTGATACTATTGTCAATTGGTTTAAGATTGAGAAAGCTGATAAAGATTATGTGCTTTCTTTCTGTCCTTCAGTTTCCACAACTAAGACTTTGTGTAGGGAACTAGggttatatgttgatgatactGGGAATAAGCACTTAGCTCTTAGTGATCAAGTTCCATCATTTAGAGTTGTGTTTAAAAGGGCTTAAGTTCTAAGTGAAATAATACTAGAAATGAATAAAACTAGTCCAAATTGTACCCTTTCTTTTGTGAAAGATATGAATAACATAAATTGTAAAATGGTCATTAGTGACACTTCTATCATTTCTCTTTTtcccaattttaaaaatattgcacatcatatgattttgttgaagtGCTTGTATGCATATTATTTTTGTGCACATTTTGTGAAGGAATGATCTCACTGATCAGAAATCATCCCTTTTTTGTCATCTTATTTCTTTATCTCTTGTTCTATGCTCTAATTTCTTTATGTTGTTTGTGCTGTAAAGAAAAAACAGTGGCAGAGAACCAAAGACAAAAAGCTTAAATTTGTagcaaaacaaacaacatattTCTTAGTCTCATGGTTTAgaatcaaattgaaaaaatgcaCATTTAACAAGAGAAGCAATGGATCCAACTTGAGCAATTGTCATGCCTTTTACTTGCTTTTAGCATTCATTCCCTATATGCCCCAAAAAGTTCAtaacataatcatattttttgtCACATTTTGTTAAGATTCCTATATTGAATGAAATATAATGAAACTTAACATGGTATCTTGGTCCAAAAGTCAAGTCTTGGACTTGAGAGGGTGTGTTAAACTTGAGCATAGTGGTTTAAGGGCCCCAACAATATTAGAAATCCCAACTGGTATACACAAAACAATAGGAATGAAGTATATGCAACAACCATAGTTATCAGTTCCTGATCACACAAAAATAAGGGATGAAGTATATGCAACACCCATTAAGATAAAATACTCAGATTGCTAAACTAGTCACCATACAAAACTTCACCTATAATCTTAGTTTGCTAAGAAATCTAAAACATAGAGACTTAACACTGGTGTTCAATTTTCCCTTTAGAATTTATTAGCCATGGAAAAAGCTATATTAAGATTCCTAATAGCTTTCTCATACCTTAAAAATCCCATGAACCAAAATTCAGAGCCATCCTTGGTCACTACTTGTATATACTTCTGTTCTAACTTGTTCACGTTCATGCTTTCATTCACCTCTTTTATCTTCTCTACTGGTATCAAAACCTGCATGACAGGAACCTTGATATCAGAACAATGTAATATATTCATAAGATATATATGAAATAAGactttgtttggataaataacttaattaagcactCATAACATAAActcttatcatataagtgcttatatataaactatttctataaaaaaaaaaaaaaaaattaaagtttaactgtttttgtataagctataagttgttttataagctattttggagagcttatgaaaataagctgaaaatgaACATGtgataagttgtttccataaccTCTCACAAATGCTTATGTCAGTAGAGAAGCTCAAATAAGTCTGTCCAAACAGGCCCGTAACTTTGTTTGATAAACcgttaaaataaagttaaactaTTTTCGCATAAGCTATAAATTGTTTCATAATCTATCCTgcagagcttatggaaataagttaAAAGcagcttatgaacatgtcataagatGTTCTCATAAAATCTTTCAAACAATCTCGCAAATGCTtatgatagtaaattaatataaaCATAGATTAAAACATATTGAGCTTAAACTTGGTTTCAATTTAAAGATTACTTTGTAAGGAGCTTTTACTAAGTCCCCATATGCAGAAGAGAAGCTTGTTGGCCT
It contains:
- the LOC123909897 gene encoding kunitz trypsin inhibitor 5-like, translating into MKTSILAFSLISLAFICKTIAAPEPVLDISGKKVTTGVKYYILPVIRGNGGGLTVTNVNNLNSNNSTCPLYVLQEKLEVKNGQAVTFTPYNAKQGVILTSTDLNIKSFVKKYTCSQTQVWKLNKVLSGVWFLATGGVEGNPGFDTIVNWFKIEKADKDYVLSFCPSVSTTKTLCRELGLYVDDTGNKHLALSDQVPSFRVVFKRA